A part of Pirellulaceae bacterium genomic DNA contains:
- a CDS encoding ABC transporter ATP-binding protein: MIEAIGLSKFYGPFAAARDISFQVHERELVAFLGPNGAGKSTTMKMLTGYLAPSEGVARIAGHDMFHDRLAGSRRLGYLPENGPLYPEMTPHDMLAFFAEARGMSPKYTKQRTEAVVDLCDLSSVLHKPIGKLSKGFKQRVGMAQALLHEPDVLILDEPTAGLDPNQIREVRKTLRKLRETKTILLSTHILQEVEAMADRVILINDGRKVFDGQVAQLRSKGDTLESAFHQLTGAAG; the protein is encoded by the coding sequence ATGATTGAAGCCATCGGACTATCCAAGTTCTATGGGCCTTTTGCAGCGGCCCGCGATATCAGCTTTCAAGTTCACGAGCGAGAGTTGGTGGCCTTTCTAGGGCCCAATGGCGCTGGAAAAAGCACCACCATGAAGATGTTGACCGGTTATTTGGCGCCCAGCGAAGGCGTTGCCCGCATTGCCGGCCATGACATGTTTCACGACCGCTTGGCCGGCTCTCGCCGCTTAGGCTATTTGCCGGAAAATGGGCCGCTGTATCCAGAAATGACACCTCACGACATGTTGGCGTTTTTTGCGGAGGCTCGTGGCATGAGCCCCAAGTACACCAAGCAGCGAACTGAGGCTGTCGTTGATTTGTGCGACCTCAGTTCGGTACTGCACAAGCCGATTGGCAAATTGTCTAAGGGATTCAAGCAACGCGTGGGGATGGCTCAAGCGCTGTTGCACGAGCCCGATGTGCTGATCTTGGACGAGCCTACCGCTGGTCTGGATCCGAATCAAATTCGCGAAGTCCGCAAGACATTGCGCAAGTTGCGTGAGACGAAGACGATCCTGCTGTCGACACACATTCTGCAAGAGGTCGAAGCCATGGCCGATCGGGTGATCTTAATCAACGACGGTCGCAAAGTATTTGACGGCCAAGTAGCACAATTGCGATCCAAAGGTGACACGCTGGAATCAGCGTTCCATCAACTGACCGGTGCCGCCGGCTGA
- a CDS encoding zinc-binding dehydrogenase — MTADSQFQQECSFEIPPTCGAFVFHGPQQGFKFEELSIPALADGEVLVRILCSTLCGSDLHTIRGARSQPTPSILGHEAVGCVARVAGQATTIQGQQLRVGQRVTWSICVSCGHCQRCLHGLPQKCQRLAKYGHQAAEGRLALSGGLAQYMVLRPETSIAIVPTGIPLAVASLANCAVSTIAAAYRATGSPQGLRVAIMGAGMLGLTAAAYANFNQAEQVTVMDVDPARLSWACEFGATQAVLVTKLSSDHNSMAQSTFESLDASRRFDLVLELSGAPGAVETAIEVADVGGKVALVGSVMPSPGIMLDPESVVRRCLSVFGIHNYAPQDLNAALHFLHSAHERYPFLRAAAPHFSLDQLPQAIRFAEDHRPLRVAIFPSEMNRHVSTAQP, encoded by the coding sequence ATGACCGCTGATAGTCAGTTCCAGCAGGAATGCAGCTTCGAAATTCCACCGACTTGTGGAGCCTTCGTGTTCCACGGTCCCCAGCAGGGGTTCAAATTCGAAGAGTTGTCCATTCCCGCATTGGCGGATGGTGAAGTGCTGGTACGCATTCTGTGTAGCACACTTTGCGGCAGTGACTTGCATACTATTCGCGGGGCGCGATCTCAGCCAACGCCATCCATCCTTGGACATGAGGCCGTTGGATGTGTGGCGCGGGTTGCCGGCCAGGCGACCACCATACAGGGCCAGCAATTGCGTGTCGGTCAGCGCGTCACTTGGTCGATCTGCGTCAGTTGTGGTCATTGCCAGCGCTGCCTGCACGGATTGCCTCAAAAGTGTCAGCGGCTAGCCAAGTATGGCCACCAGGCTGCCGAAGGGCGATTGGCTCTGAGCGGCGGCCTGGCCCAGTACATGGTATTGAGGCCCGAAACCAGTATCGCCATAGTTCCCACAGGCATTCCTCTGGCGGTGGCTAGCCTAGCCAACTGCGCTGTGTCCACTATCGCAGCGGCGTATCGAGCGACCGGCTCGCCTCAGGGACTACGAGTGGCCATTATGGGCGCAGGGATGCTAGGATTGACTGCGGCAGCTTATGCCAATTTCAACCAAGCAGAACAGGTCACCGTCATGGACGTCGATCCAGCCCGACTGAGCTGGGCATGTGAGTTTGGTGCGACACAGGCGGTACTCGTCACCAAGCTAAGTTCCGACCACAACTCGATGGCTCAATCAACCTTCGAGAGCTTGGATGCGAGTCGTCGTTTTGATCTAGTGCTGGAGTTATCCGGTGCGCCGGGTGCAGTGGAAACAGCGATCGAAGTGGCTGATGTTGGAGGCAAGGTCGCGCTGGTGGGCAGTGTGATGCCGTCGCCGGGGATCATGCTGGACCCGGAATCCGTCGTTCGTCGTTGCCTATCCGTGTTCGGGATTCACAACTACGCTCCCCAGGATTTGAATGCAGCGTTACACTTTTTACATTCGGCGCACGAGCGCTATCCGTTTCTGCGAGCCGCAGCGCCCCATTTTTCGCTGGACCAACTTCCGCAAGCCATTCGATTCGCTGAGGACCATCGCCCATTGCGAGTGGCCATATTTCCATCGGAGATGAACCGCCATGTCTCAACTGCTCAGCCCTAA
- a CDS encoding TIGR03364 family FAD-dependent oxidoreductase, whose product MNSSYDVTVVGAGIVGLAHAWMAARCGLRVMLVERTSVAQGATVRNFGMVWPIGQLAGRDYSIALRSRQLWLELADLAGLAVEACGSIHAAHQPDELAVLDEFHSLATHQTQMLTAAQVLRQAPVVQPEGLLGGMYSPTELRVDPREAAHRIGRYLSELSNVTCLYGTLVSDLDGAVVVCSDGRRWRSAEVIICSGSDLQTLYPAEFASSGLMLCKLQMLRARWSASGHCNLPHIASGLTLRHYRSFESCPTLPRLRQRVADQMPELDRFGIHVMASAFPNGRIILGDSHEYGADISPFDSSEIDQLMIRELRKVIRLDCWDIEQRWHGIYAKLPDRLVFEKTLPHQHRIFVGTGGAGMTLSLGLAEEAWQRWRG is encoded by the coding sequence ATGAATAGCTCGTACGATGTGACGGTTGTGGGCGCAGGCATCGTCGGTCTGGCGCACGCTTGGATGGCGGCACGCTGCGGCCTGCGAGTAATGTTGGTCGAGCGAACTTCTGTCGCCCAGGGGGCGACGGTCCGTAACTTCGGCATGGTGTGGCCGATCGGACAACTGGCCGGTCGAGATTACAGCATTGCTTTACGATCTCGACAGTTATGGCTGGAGCTGGCAGATTTGGCTGGTCTGGCAGTCGAGGCTTGCGGTTCCATCCATGCGGCACATCAGCCCGACGAGCTGGCGGTACTGGATGAATTCCATTCCCTGGCGACTCATCAGACACAGATGTTGACCGCAGCCCAGGTGTTGCGGCAAGCGCCCGTGGTACAGCCAGAGGGACTGCTGGGTGGAATGTACAGTCCAACAGAATTGCGCGTCGATCCGCGTGAAGCGGCACATCGCATTGGTCGTTACCTGAGTGAGCTATCGAACGTCACCTGTCTGTATGGGACTCTGGTGAGCGATTTAGATGGTGCGGTGGTCGTTTGTAGTGACGGACGTCGTTGGAGGTCTGCTGAGGTCATAATATGCAGTGGAAGCGATCTGCAAACATTGTATCCCGCCGAATTTGCAAGTAGTGGTCTGATGCTGTGTAAGCTACAAATGCTACGAGCCCGCTGGTCCGCGAGCGGGCACTGCAACTTGCCGCACATCGCCAGCGGATTGACCTTGCGTCATTATCGGTCTTTTGAAAGCTGTCCGACATTGCCTCGCCTACGCCAAAGAGTTGCCGATCAAATGCCGGAACTGGATCGGTTCGGAATTCACGTGATGGCCTCTGCATTTCCCAATGGGCGCATCATCTTGGGTGATTCCCATGAATATGGTGCAGATATTTCTCCCTTCGATAGCAGTGAAATTGACCAGTTAATGATTCGTGAGCTGCGGAAGGTCATCCGTTTGGACTGCTGGGACATCGAACAACGATGGCATGGCATCTATGCTAAGCTGCCCGATCGTCTAGTGTTCGAGAAGACGTTGCCACATCAGCATAGAATTTTTGTGGGGACCGGTGGCGCAGGAATGACATTGTCTTTAGGGTTAGCAGAAGAAGCTTGGCAGCGGTGGAGGGGATAG
- the rpsI gene encoding 30S ribosomal protein S9: MLIAKKDKLNGDSLGTGRRKTAVARVRVRPGSGKITVNGKPMEEFFPTVQHQLQVTQALTAVNADKSVDVNVRVSGGGLTGQAGAVRLALARALVGMNQDNFQTLRDDKFLTRDSRMKERKKYGLRGARRGTQFSKR; encoded by the coding sequence ATGCTAATCGCCAAAAAAGACAAGTTGAACGGGGATTCTTTGGGAACCGGCCGCCGCAAGACCGCCGTGGCTCGTGTTCGCGTGCGGCCCGGTTCTGGCAAGATCACTGTCAATGGCAAGCCGATGGAAGAGTTCTTCCCCACTGTGCAGCACCAACTGCAAGTGACTCAAGCCTTGACGGCCGTTAACGCCGACAAATCTGTCGATGTGAACGTCCGCGTAAGTGGTGGAGGACTGACCGGTCAAGCTGGTGCAGTTCGCTTGGCGTTAGCTCGTGCCCTGGTCGGCATGAACCAGGATAATTTCCAAACCTTGCGAGACGACAAGTTCTTGACTCGCGATTCGCGCATGAAAGAACGCAAGAAGTACGGTCTCCGCGGTGCCCGCCGTGGTACTCAATTCAGCAAACGTTAA
- a CDS encoding Gldg family protein has product MLNEVLTILLPLALVIGIDLVFLLFAWLAIGFLAKRKRAAFAVLRRNFLAYFSNPTGYVFLCLFVLLTSMAAFWPNEFFNANLANLDQLNFWFPVIMLFFIPAITMSIWSDERRQGTDELLLTLPADDFDIVVGKFLSAVSIYTVSLIFSQLSTFLVLLYLSAGGVDAGLFCANYLGYWFVGVAMIAIGMVASFLTANLTVAFILGALFNAPLAFAANAEVIIARGAWSRLVAAFSFSRQFDNFGRGVVSIAPVAFFTLLTLTGLYLCIVLIGRRHWSGGTNGNRMFAHYLVRCIALAVVVLAGSYFFMQNDRPRFDVTQGKVSSLSPTTRQLIRNLDPERPIVIEAFVSNNIPEQYSKTRYDLVTLLKEFQSLAGGRNTKLQVQLYDNLETSSPEAQRARKQYGIEPQMIRVRQRGAFRDQEVLLGAAVRSGLSKVVVPFFDSGIPVEYELARSINTAAQPRRAKLGVVNTDANFMGGFSMAGGSFRQVPKQPIIEELEKQYSVEGVDASDPIPPGKYDALLVVQPSSLGPPQLKNLVDAVQAGVPTAIFEDPLPVAIQGVPGTSEPKEGQGGMFGGSPPQPKGDMQALWKTLGLKISQTPGMQSINPDVVWQRYNPHPRLRYLLNATDQWLFIREEAGDEADYLSEKSLATAGLRELMFLYAGAISADKENQDVQVTPIIRLRPDSGIIKFDDVMSQLRSGEPNPTQLQVLQGPALGEQVVAVYVEGVSAIANPGGDGLQGDASNSAENQDQAQANAAQQAQSNGDAERKLRAFYVADIDCMAPFFSANRRRPEDYEDISLRVQNITFVLNVIDVLAGETNYPKIRSHEPQHVTLRLFEDLAQEFQSAEVENQKVYQEEFNRAIREAEEQNQRSVAKFQDRINEIKREGAVDPAKQQTLIAELQRLQIQNMSLERKLGIQRQKLEADRDEKIRASRMEADLRVLGEQARYKYMAILLPPIPPLLVGIAVFVSRRVREREGISKTRLR; this is encoded by the coding sequence ATGCTCAATGAAGTCTTGACTATACTGTTGCCATTGGCGCTGGTTATCGGTATCGACCTGGTCTTCTTGCTGTTTGCCTGGTTGGCCATTGGCTTTTTGGCCAAGCGCAAGCGCGCGGCATTTGCCGTGTTACGCCGCAATTTCTTAGCCTACTTTTCCAATCCAACGGGCTACGTGTTTTTGTGTTTGTTCGTGCTGTTGACTTCTATGGCCGCCTTCTGGCCCAACGAGTTTTTCAATGCCAATTTGGCCAATTTGGATCAACTGAATTTCTGGTTCCCGGTCATCATGTTGTTCTTCATTCCGGCGATCACCATGAGCATTTGGTCGGATGAGCGGCGCCAGGGAACTGACGAGCTATTGTTAACGTTGCCTGCCGATGACTTTGATATAGTCGTGGGTAAGTTTCTGTCAGCGGTATCCATCTATACGGTGTCTTTGATTTTCTCGCAGCTCTCGACCTTCCTGGTCTTGCTCTATCTGTCGGCTGGAGGCGTGGACGCAGGGCTGTTTTGCGCCAACTACTTGGGGTACTGGTTCGTTGGTGTCGCCATGATTGCCATCGGCATGGTGGCGTCGTTCTTGACCGCGAACTTGACCGTGGCATTCATTCTGGGAGCACTGTTCAATGCTCCGTTGGCCTTTGCCGCCAACGCCGAAGTGATTATCGCGCGTGGTGCCTGGTCGCGGCTGGTGGCCGCATTTAGTTTCAGTCGCCAATTTGACAATTTTGGTCGCGGGGTAGTCAGCATCGCCCCAGTGGCGTTCTTTACGTTACTCACACTTACCGGATTGTACCTGTGTATTGTGCTGATTGGCCGCCGGCACTGGAGCGGTGGTACCAATGGTAACCGAATGTTTGCACACTACCTGGTGCGCTGCATCGCGCTGGCGGTGGTCGTGTTAGCCGGTAGCTACTTCTTCATGCAAAACGATCGCCCCCGATTCGACGTGACTCAGGGAAAGGTCAGTTCGCTGAGCCCGACCACTCGGCAATTGATTCGCAATTTAGATCCTGAGCGGCCCATCGTGATTGAGGCCTTCGTGTCCAATAATATTCCCGAGCAGTATTCCAAAACGCGCTATGATCTGGTGACGCTGCTGAAAGAGTTCCAATCCTTGGCTGGTGGTCGCAATACTAAGCTACAAGTTCAATTGTACGACAATCTGGAGACTTCCAGCCCCGAGGCTCAGCGTGCCCGAAAACAATACGGCATTGAACCGCAAATGATTCGCGTCCGCCAGCGAGGCGCCTTCCGCGATCAAGAGGTATTGCTGGGAGCGGCCGTTCGAAGTGGTTTATCGAAGGTGGTGGTGCCATTTTTCGATAGTGGAATTCCGGTTGAATACGAGCTAGCACGATCGATCAATACGGCCGCCCAGCCGCGCCGCGCCAAGCTGGGCGTGGTTAACACCGATGCCAATTTTATGGGTGGATTTTCAATGGCCGGTGGCTCGTTCCGCCAGGTGCCCAAGCAGCCGATTATCGAAGAGCTGGAAAAGCAGTATTCTGTTGAAGGTGTCGATGCCAGCGACCCGATTCCGCCTGGCAAATATGACGCCTTATTGGTGGTGCAGCCGTCGTCATTAGGACCGCCTCAATTGAAGAACCTAGTGGATGCGGTTCAGGCCGGAGTGCCTACAGCCATCTTTGAAGACCCATTGCCAGTGGCTATTCAGGGGGTTCCTGGAACAAGCGAACCCAAAGAGGGGCAGGGCGGCATGTTTGGCGGAAGTCCGCCACAGCCCAAGGGCGACATGCAGGCGTTGTGGAAAACTTTGGGATTGAAAATCTCGCAAACGCCGGGCATGCAAAGTATCAATCCAGATGTCGTGTGGCAGCGTTACAACCCCCACCCACGGCTGAGATACCTGCTGAACGCCACCGATCAGTGGTTGTTTATTCGCGAAGAGGCTGGCGATGAGGCTGACTATCTGAGCGAGAAAAGCCTGGCCACCGCCGGCTTGCGTGAATTGATGTTCTTATATGCTGGGGCTATCAGCGCCGATAAGGAAAATCAAGACGTGCAAGTCACGCCGATTATTCGTCTACGCCCCGACAGCGGGATCATCAAGTTCGATGATGTGATGAGTCAGCTTAGGTCCGGCGAACCCAATCCGACGCAACTGCAAGTGCTACAAGGCCCAGCCTTGGGCGAACAAGTTGTTGCAGTTTACGTTGAAGGTGTCTCTGCTATTGCCAACCCTGGTGGTGATGGCTTACAGGGAGACGCAAGCAACTCCGCCGAAAATCAGGACCAGGCACAAGCAAACGCAGCGCAGCAAGCCCAGTCTAACGGTGATGCAGAGCGCAAGCTCCGAGCGTTCTACGTGGCCGATATTGACTGTATGGCTCCCTTCTTTAGCGCCAACCGTCGCCGACCCGAGGACTATGAAGATATCAGTCTCCGTGTACAGAATATCACCTTCGTGCTGAATGTGATCGATGTTTTGGCTGGCGAGACCAATTATCCCAAGATTCGTAGCCACGAACCGCAGCACGTCACGCTGCGATTGTTTGAAGACTTGGCACAAGAATTCCAATCTGCTGAAGTCGAGAATCAAAAAGTCTACCAGGAAGAATTCAACCGCGCTATTCGCGAGGCCGAAGAGCAGAATCAACGATCGGTTGCCAAGTTCCAGGATCGGATTAATGAAATCAAGCGCGAGGGAGCGGTCGACCCGGCGAAGCAACAGACGTTGATCGCCGAATTGCAGCGCTTGCAGATTCAGAATATGTCGCTGGAACGCAAGTTAGGCATTCAGCGGCAGAAGTTGGAAGCTGATCGCGATGAGAAGATTCGAGCCAGCCGCATGGAGGCAGACTTGAGAGTCTTGGGCGAACAAGCTCGCTACAAATACATGGCGATTCTGCTTCCTCCCATACCGCCATTGTTGGTCGGTATCGCCGTCTTTGTATCGCGTCGCGTTCGAGAGCGCGAAGGCATCTCCAAGACGCGGCTGCGTTAG
- a CDS encoding DUF4340 domain-containing protein encodes MSEVKTTALFAAAAAISLGLAWTFRPTAVLSEGQLAEEKRGSAIFPELDPTTAQSFRIVKFDEQLATLSRIELAKDPKTELWTLPSADGYPADSEQQVSQATTPLVALNVIQTVSTDRGDHVLYGVVEPNEQELTASASGVGILVQVGGADSQILASLIIGKEVQGSKGQHYVRVPSEDAVYIVEISTDAFSTEFSKWIKGDILNVVSSNIEFVGLRDHAIVRTDRAFGLARNFDCDLENKDSRWSLKSFIDYTVEGQPTMTEPPPGTKLNEETLNALRTSIQNLKIVNVRRKPLGLAADLKADKSLMENVESARSLQDQGFFPLESGDVFSSGGEVILGTKEGIRYFLRFGNTQVSGSSLSAEEEAEGAEDKADSDEGVRRYLLVMAQLDESKFPAPDLKLVPETVQQMLEMEAAEKAETAVPPAAAPSTADVQVSESSADDAPATDDATSVDTPAQELPASEGSPADAPATESQDGEAAPQADQPPSAKNVRPIHSRLVSFTNDEAGSSPDDAASNPSDAQPSDNAVPEQELSTTPASSKAGQTELAPSAEPTAEELQEQLQFMQETIRKENQRLIDSRNESLNETRKKVAELNARFADWYYIVSDSVYQKLKVSREQLFQTPEQAAKAAQGAGSQFPGLPSDISLPPE; translated from the coding sequence GTGAGCGAAGTGAAGACCACGGCACTATTTGCGGCTGCCGCTGCAATTTCGCTGGGCTTGGCCTGGACGTTTCGTCCTACGGCGGTACTCAGCGAAGGGCAGTTGGCTGAAGAAAAACGCGGTTCCGCAATCTTTCCGGAATTGGATCCTACCACGGCTCAATCATTTCGCATCGTGAAATTCGACGAGCAATTAGCCACGCTCAGTCGTATCGAACTGGCCAAGGACCCCAAGACCGAACTGTGGACATTGCCTTCTGCCGACGGCTATCCAGCCGACTCCGAGCAGCAGGTCAGCCAAGCGACAACACCCTTGGTAGCGCTGAATGTCATTCAGACCGTCAGCACAGATCGCGGCGATCATGTACTGTATGGTGTGGTCGAGCCCAATGAACAGGAGCTGACGGCCTCAGCCTCCGGTGTGGGAATTCTGGTGCAAGTCGGCGGAGCCGATAGTCAGATTTTGGCCAGTTTAATCATCGGCAAAGAGGTTCAAGGATCTAAGGGCCAGCACTATGTGCGCGTGCCGTCAGAAGATGCGGTGTATATCGTCGAAATCAGCACCGATGCCTTCTCCACGGAATTTAGCAAGTGGATTAAGGGTGACATTCTGAATGTTGTCAGTAGCAACATCGAATTTGTGGGTTTGCGAGACCACGCTATTGTGCGCACCGATCGCGCCTTCGGCTTGGCTCGAAACTTCGACTGTGATCTGGAAAACAAAGATAGCCGCTGGTCGCTTAAGAGCTTTATTGACTATACCGTCGAGGGGCAACCGACGATGACGGAGCCTCCGCCGGGTACCAAGTTGAACGAAGAAACCCTCAATGCGCTGCGGACCTCGATTCAGAATCTGAAGATCGTCAATGTGCGCCGTAAGCCCTTGGGGCTAGCCGCTGACCTGAAGGCTGATAAGTCCCTCATGGAGAATGTCGAGTCGGCCCGAAGTCTGCAAGATCAAGGATTCTTCCCATTGGAATCCGGCGACGTGTTTTCCTCGGGTGGCGAAGTGATCTTGGGAACTAAGGAAGGCATTCGATATTTCCTGCGGTTTGGCAATACCCAGGTCAGCGGATCGTCGCTATCTGCCGAGGAAGAAGCCGAGGGAGCAGAGGACAAAGCGGATAGCGATGAAGGAGTTCGACGTTATTTGCTGGTGATGGCGCAGCTGGATGAATCCAAGTTTCCTGCCCCCGATTTGAAGCTTGTGCCCGAGACCGTCCAGCAGATGTTGGAGATGGAAGCCGCGGAAAAGGCCGAAACAGCAGTTCCGCCGGCCGCCGCGCCGTCAACCGCCGATGTGCAAGTAAGCGAATCATCCGCTGATGATGCACCTGCTACCGACGACGCGACCTCAGTAGATACTCCAGCGCAAGAGTTGCCGGCCTCTGAAGGTTCACCCGCGGACGCCCCAGCCACCGAGTCCCAAGATGGTGAGGCGGCTCCACAAGCCGACCAGCCACCATCGGCCAAGAATGTTCGCCCCATTCACAGCAGGCTGGTTAGCTTCACCAACGATGAAGCTGGTTCATCGCCAGATGACGCCGCATCCAATCCATCCGACGCTCAGCCCAGCGACAATGCGGTTCCCGAACAGGAACTGTCTACAACTCCGGCGTCCTCTAAGGCCGGTCAGACTGAACTGGCGCCATCTGCTGAACCAACGGCCGAAGAATTGCAGGAACAACTGCAATTCATGCAGGAAACCATCCGCAAGGAGAATCAGCGTTTGATCGACTCACGCAATGAATCGCTAAATGAAACTCGTAAGAAGGTAGCCGAGCTGAACGCTAGATTCGCAGATTGGTACTACATCGTCAGCGATAGTGTTTACCAGAAATTAAAGGTTTCACGCGAACAGTTGTTCCAAACTCCTGAACAAGCTGCCAAAGCTGCTCAAGGCGCGGGCTCACAATTTCCAGGACTACCATCGGACATCAGTCTGCCACCTGAATAA
- a CDS encoding HD domain-containing protein has protein sequence MSQLLSPNQLLELLASQGGAMYGGEAVTQLEHALQAAMLAEQERATPELITAALLHDIGHLSSGLSEKISEHQVDDRHEHRALALLESIFPITVTEPIRMHVDAKRYLCTVDPNYEAKLSPASVVSLRLQGGRMSSREVEAFQAHSLLADALRLRGWDDQAKVAGLPTPPLSHFASYVSLVSRTESDADE, from the coding sequence ATGTCTCAACTGCTCAGCCCTAACCAGCTACTGGAATTGTTGGCCAGTCAAGGAGGAGCCATGTACGGTGGCGAAGCGGTAACGCAGCTTGAGCACGCATTGCAAGCGGCCATGTTGGCTGAACAGGAACGGGCTACGCCCGAGCTGATCACGGCAGCGTTGTTGCACGACATAGGGCACTTGAGCAGCGGGTTATCGGAAAAAATTTCTGAACACCAAGTCGATGATCGCCATGAACATCGCGCTCTGGCTCTGCTGGAGTCGATTTTTCCGATTACCGTTACCGAACCGATTCGCATGCATGTTGATGCCAAACGTTACTTATGCACCGTCGATCCCAATTATGAGGCAAAACTGAGCCCGGCATCGGTGGTCAGCCTGCGATTGCAGGGAGGTCGCATGTCTTCGCGGGAGGTTGAGGCATTCCAAGCGCATTCACTACTGGCAGACGCTTTGCGGTTACGAGGCTGGGACGATCAGGCGAAAGTTGCAGGATTGCCGACCCCGCCACTGTCGCACTTTGCATCCTACGTTTCACTGGTGTCAAGAACAGAATCGGATGCCGATGAATAG
- the rplM gene encoding 50S ribosomal protein L13 — MTLTQKTTIAKPGQLPKKWFHVDATDQILGRLASDVAMVLMGKHRPTYTPHVDTGDFVVVTNAEKVVMTGRKLQVRHYAWYTGHTGQKMESYQERLERKPEDLIYHAVRRMLPKNKLASSMLDKLKIYAGPEHPHQAQQPEAMTIGKSAS; from the coding sequence ATGACCTTGACTCAAAAAACAACCATTGCCAAACCCGGTCAATTACCCAAGAAGTGGTTCCATGTGGATGCAACCGATCAGATTTTGGGTCGCTTGGCCAGCGACGTGGCCATGGTATTGATGGGCAAGCATCGGCCCACCTATACACCGCACGTCGACACGGGCGACTTCGTGGTGGTTACCAACGCCGAAAAGGTAGTCATGACCGGCCGCAAATTGCAGGTTCGGCACTACGCTTGGTATACCGGCCATACGGGCCAGAAAATGGAAAGCTATCAGGAACGGTTGGAGCGCAAGCCGGAAGATTTGATTTATCACGCTGTGCGACGCATGTTGCCCAAGAATAAATTGGCTTCCAGCATGCTGGACAAGCTGAAGATTTACGCCGGTCCTGAACATCCGCATCAAGCCCAGCAGCCCGAGGCGATGACAATTGGCAAATCCGCGTCTTAA
- a CDS encoding phosphonoacetaldehyde hydrolase, which yields MQCQHLKAVVFDWAGTMIDYGSCAPAVVFQQIFQTNGIRITPQQAREPMGMAKREHIATIGAMPEVAAAWQNIHGRPLNVQDVDRMYQQFLPLQKEVLGRFSELIPGAAEAEASCRELGLKVGSTTGYTRELMESVTAAAARQGYRPDFVLCSEDAPRGRPAPYLLFEAAKRLDVFPMWRVVNVDDTTAGVEAGRNAGCWNIGISKSGNLVGLSQAELDCMDQSIVGELCKQAERKLVAAGAHYVVPTVAQVPEVLRLIEQRCHSGQRTAAV from the coding sequence ATGCAATGTCAACATTTAAAGGCAGTTGTGTTCGATTGGGCGGGCACGATGATCGACTACGGCAGTTGTGCACCAGCCGTGGTTTTCCAGCAGATTTTTCAAACCAATGGAATCAGGATTACTCCCCAGCAAGCACGAGAACCGATGGGCATGGCAAAGCGCGAGCACATCGCAACCATCGGCGCCATGCCGGAAGTAGCCGCAGCCTGGCAGAACATACATGGTCGGCCATTGAACGTTCAAGATGTGGACAGGATGTACCAGCAATTCTTGCCGTTGCAGAAGGAGGTGCTGGGCCGATTCAGCGAACTCATCCCGGGGGCTGCTGAAGCTGAGGCGTCGTGCCGTGAGTTGGGTTTAAAGGTTGGTTCAACCACAGGCTACACTCGGGAATTGATGGAGTCCGTCACGGCTGCTGCAGCTCGTCAGGGCTATCGACCGGACTTTGTCCTGTGCAGCGAAGATGCTCCGCGTGGTCGACCTGCCCCGTATCTATTATTTGAAGCCGCAAAACGCCTAGACGTATTTCCGATGTGGAGAGTGGTAAATGTCGATGATACCACGGCTGGCGTCGAAGCAGGCCGAAACGCCGGCTGCTGGAATATCGGCATCTCCAAGTCCGGCAATCTTGTGGGCTTATCACAAGCCGAACTAGATTGCATGGACCAATCCATCGTGGGCGAACTTTGTAAACAGGCTGAACGCAAACTTGTGGCGGCCGGAGCCCACTACGTGGTGCCAACCGTCGCGCAGGTACCTGAAGTATTGCGGCTCATCGAGCAGCGTTGCCATTCTGGCCAACGGACGGCAGCCGTCTAA